The following proteins come from a genomic window of Triticum aestivum cultivar Chinese Spring chromosome 6A, IWGSC CS RefSeq v2.1, whole genome shotgun sequence:
- the LOC123130722 gene encoding auxin-responsive protein SAUR36, with product MMARRQRGFRLGRKLLGLWRRALCNRRRRGYARLQRCQLGAGAKPSHAAVGSAKQQQQQLVVLPRERERDEPRRMLGWGRSLARRMRLLPRRGERLLEEAGEATTPKGQVAVYVGGDEPGGESMRYVVPVVYFNHPLFGELLREAEEEFGFEHPGGITIPCAATRFERAAAMAAAGGGRKAPGWW from the coding sequence ATGATGGCAAGGCGGCAGAGAGGATTCCGGCTCGGCCGGAAGCTGCTCGGGCTCTGGCGCCGGGCGCTCTGCAACCGCCGGCGACGCGGCTACGCCCGCCTGCAGCGGTGCCAGCTGGGAGCTGGCGCAAAGCCGTCCCACGCGGCCGTCGGgagcgccaagcagcagcagcagcagctggtgGTGCTGCCGCGGGAGCGGGAGCGGGACGAGCCCCGGCGGATGCTGGGGTGGGGGCGGTCGCTGGCGCGGCGGATGCGGCTCCTGCCGCGGCGCGGCGAGCGGCTGCtggaggaggccggcgaggcgaCGACGCCCAAGGGGCAGGTGGCGGTGTACGTGGGCGGCGACGAGCCCGGCGGGGAGTCGATGAGGTACGTGGTGCCGGTGGTGTACTTCAACCACCCGCTCTTCGGGGAGCTGCtgcgcgaggccgaggaggagtTCGGCTTCGAGCACCCCGGCGGGATCACCATCCCCTGCGCGGCCACGCGGTTCGAgcgcgccgccgccatggccgccgccggcggcggccggaAGGCGCCCGGCTGGTGGTAG